In Lates calcarifer isolate ASB-BC8 linkage group LG21, TLL_Latcal_v3, whole genome shotgun sequence, a single window of DNA contains:
- the LOC108902888 gene encoding olfactory receptor 142-like, with translation MVNSTQTSYFTFNAYFDSSDLKYLCFVIVMLLYVLILCANVLLIVIICMNRSLHEPMYLFLCSLFVNELYGSTGLFPFLLLQILSDIHTVSVHFCFLQIFCVYSYGSVEFANLAIMSYDRYLAICYPLQYNTHMTSDKVAMLITLSWLSSFLAIVVMISLIVPLQLCGNIINKVYCDNYSIVKLACYDTTVNNIYGLIATCLTILCPVSLILYTYMKILKVCFSGSKQTRQKAVSTCTPHLASLINFSFGCFFEIIQSRFNMSSVPVVLRIFLSLYFITCQPLFSPVLYGLNLSNIRIICKSLLFSEM, from the coding sequence ATGGTAAACTCGACTCAGACCTCATACTTCACATTCAATGCCTATTTTGACAGcagtgatttaaaatatttatgttttgtcaTTGTGATGTTGTTATATGTTCTAATTCTTTGTGCCAATGTGTTGCTGatagtgattatctgtatgaacagaagtttacatgaacctatgtacctgtttctgtgcagcctgtttgtaaatgaactgtatggtagtacagggttgtttccattccttctgcttcagattctctctgacattcacactgtttccgttcacttttgtttcctgcagattttctgtgtaTACTCTTACGGTAGTGTAGAATTTGCCAACTTAGCCatcatgtcttatgacagatacctcgctatctgttatcctctacaatataacacacaTATGACATCTGACAAGGTTGCTATGCTTATTACTTTAAGTTGGTTATCCTCTTTTCTTGCAATTGTTGTTATGATATCCTTAATTGTtcctttacagctgtgtgggaaCATCATTAACAAAGTGTACTGTGACAACTACTCTATTGTTAAACTGGCCTGTTATGACACCACAGTCAATAACATCTATGGACTCATTGCTACTTGCCTCACAATATTATGCCCTGTATCTCTAATTCTTTACACTTACATGAAGAttcttaaagtctgtttttctggttctaaacagaccagacaaaaagctgtcagtacctgcacacctcaccttgcttctctgatcaacttttcttttggttgtttctttgaaatcatacagagcaggtttaaTATGAGCAGTGTGCCTGTTGTGTTGAGAATATTTCTGTCATTATATTTCATAACATGCCAGCCGCTCTTCAGCCCTGTACTGTATGGACTTAATTTATCCAACATCCGTATCATATGTAAGAGtctgttgttttctgaaatgtag
- the LOC108902857 gene encoding olfactory receptor 52E4-like, which produces MLNSTLSYFSLAAYTSVGTLRYFYFMLIALLYTVIVTVNTSLIVIICMNRGLHEPMYLFLCSLFVNELYGSTGLFPFLLLQILSDIHTVPVHFCFLQIFCLHTYGKVEFCNLAVMSYDRYLAICCPLQYNTRMTSNKVFIFIGVLWFYSFAQFLISLSLNIRLTRCGNIINSLYCSNYHIVKLACSDIKVNNIYGLFATAVIVLVPLLPILFSYVKILKICFSGSKETRQKAVSTCTPHLASLLNFTFGCCFEILQSRFDMSSVPGMVRIILSLYFLIIQPLLNPIMYGLRMSKIRQTY; this is translated from the coding sequence ATGTTGAATTCAACTTTATCTTATTTTAGTCTTGCAGCATATACAAGTGTTGGAACactgagatatttttatttcatgttaatTGCATTGTTATACACAGTAATTGTTACTGTCAACACATCTCTGatagtgattatctgtatgaacagaggtttacatgaacctatgtacctgtttctgtgcagcctgtttgtaaatgaactgtatggtagtacagggttgtttccattccttctgcttcagatcctctctgacattcacactgttcctgttcacttttgtttcctgcagattttctgcTTGCACACTTATGGAAAAGTAGAGTTCTGTAATTTAGCCGTCATGTCTTATGACAGGTATCTTGCTATCTGTTGtcctctacaatataacacacGTATGACATCTAACAAGGTGTTTATCTTTATTGGTGTGCTATGGTTTTACTCTTTTGCTCAATTTCTAATTAGTTTATCCTTAAACATCCGGTTGACACGGTGTGGAAACATCATAAACAGTTTGTATTGCAGCAACTACCATATTGTTAAGTTGGCTTGTTCTGACATCAAAGTGAATAACATCTATGGACTTTTTGCCACTGCTGTCATTGTATTAGTCCCTCTGCTTCCAATCCTTTTCTCTTATGTTAAAATTctaaagatttgtttttctggcTCTAAagagaccagacaaaaagctgtcagtacctgcacacctcaccttgcTTCTCTGTTGAATTTTACTTTTGGCTGCTGCTTTGAAATCCTGCAAAGTAGATTTGATATGAGCAGTGTACCCGGCATGGTACGAatcattctgtctctgtattttcttatcATACAGCCACTTCTGAATCCTATCATGTATGGATTACGAATGTCCAAAATACGACAAACGTATTAA
- the LOC108902855 gene encoding olfactory receptor 2A14-like: MVNSTLSYFILSTYIHVGTLRYLYFVLIAMIYICIVTVNTSLIVIICMNRSLHEPMYLFLCSLFVNELYGSTGLFPFLLLQILSDIHTVSVPFCFLQIFCLYTYAHVEFCNLAVMSYDRYLAICYPLQYNTRMTFNKAVIFLFAIWLYSFVKFLITLSLNIRLPLCGNIINSLYCHNYLVVKLACSDTVVNNIYGLFGVVLTIVVPLLPILFSYMKILKVCFSGSKQTRQKAVSTCTPHLASLLNFSFGCLFEILQSRFNMTGLPSVLRIILSLYFLIIQPLLNPIMYGLQMSKIRNTCKHLLCH, from the coding sequence ATGGTAAATTCAACTTTATCTTACTTCATTCTTAGTACTTATATCCATGTAGGAACTTTGAGATACTTGTATTTTGTGTTAATTGCAATGATATACATTTGTATAGTTACTGTCAACACATCTCTGatagtgattatctgtatgaacagaagtttacatgaacctatgtacctgtttctgtgcagcctgtttgtaaatgaactgtatggtagtacagggttgtttccattccttctgcttcagatcctctctgacattcacactgtttctgttcccttttgtttcctgcagattttctgtttgtatacATATGCACATGTAGAGTTTTGTAACTTAGCCgtcatgtcttatgacagataccttgctatctgttatcctctacaatataacacacGTATGACATTTAACAAAGCAGTTATCTTTCTTTTTGCGATATGGTTGTACTCTTTTGTGAAATTCTTAATTACTTTATCCTTAAACATCCGTTTGCCACTTTGTGGAAACATCATAAACAGTTTGTATTGTCATAACTACCTTGTTGTGAAGTTGGCTTGTTCAGACACTGTAGTGAATAATATCTATGGATTGTTTGGTGTTGTTCTCACTATCGTAGTCCCTCTGCTTCCAATCCTTTTCTCTTACATGAAGAttcttaaagtttgtttttctggttctaaacagaccagacaaaaagctgtcagtacctgcacacctcaccttgcttctctgctcaacttttcttttggttGTTTATTTGAAATCCTGCAGAGTAGATTTAATATGACAGGTCTACCCAGTGTGCTACGAatcattctgtctctgtattttctcATCATACAGCCACTTCTGAATCCTATCATGTATGGATTACAAATGTCCAAAATACGAAATACATGTAAACATCTCCTCTGCCATTAA
- the LOC108902856 gene encoding olfactory receptor 10A6-like has translation MLNSTLSYFILEAYISVGTLRYFYFMIIALLYTVIVTVNTSLIVIICMNRSLHEPMYLFLCSLFVNELYGSTGLFPFLLLQILSDIHTVSIPFCFLQIFCLYSYANIELCNLTVMSYDRYLAICCPLQYSTRMTFNKVIIFIIVIWLYSFVRCIINISLNFRLTLCGNILNSLFCRNYLIVKLACSDTTVSNIHGLFGVFLSIVVPLLPILFSYVKILKICFSGSKQTRQKAVSTCTPHLASLLNFSFGCLFEILQSRFDMSSVPGMVRIILSLYFVILQPLLNPIMYGLQMSKIQNACKNLFCYRKSSSH, from the coding sequence ATGTTGAATTCAACTTTATCTTATTTCATTCTTGAAGCATATATAAGTGTTGGAACactgagatatttttatttcatgataatTGCATTGTTATACACAGTAATTGTTACTGTCAACACATCTCTGatagtgattatctgtatgaacagaagtttacatgaacctatgtacctgtttctgtgcagcctgtttgtaaatgaactgtatggtagtacagggttgtttccattccttttgcttcagatcctctctgacattcacactgtttctattcccttttgtttcctgcagattttctgcTTGTATTCTTATGCTAATATAGAATTATGTAATCTAACCgtcatgtcttatgacagatacCTTGCGATTTGTTGTCCATTGCAGTATAGCACACGtatgacatttaacaaggtgattatctttattattgttatatgGTTGTACTCTTTTGTCAGATGTATCATTAATATATCTTTAAACTTCCGTTTGACACTGTGTGGAAACATACTAAACAGCTTATTTTGCAGAAACTACCTAATTGTTAAATTGGCTTGTTCTGACACCACAGTGAGTAACATCCATGGattgtttggtgtttttctgtccaTTGTAGTCCCTCTGCTTCCAATCCTTTTCTCTTATGTTAAAATTctaaagatttgtttttctggttctaaacagaccagacaaaaagctgtcagtacctgcacacctcaccttgcttctctgctcaacttttcttttggttGTTTATTTGAAATCCTGCAAAGTAGATTTGATATGAGCAGTGTACCCGGCATGGTACGAatcattctgtctctgtattttgtGATACTCCAACCACTTCTGAATCCTATCATGTATGGATTACAAATGtccaaaatacaaaatgcatgTAAAAATCTCTTCTGTTACAGAAAGTCATCAAGTCACTGA
- the LOC108902887 gene encoding olfactory receptor 10A3-like — MILNSNISTSSHFIFGAYLHLGNLRYLYFMITGLLYVCIVTVNTSLIVIICMNRSLHEPMYLFLCSLFVNELYGSTGLFPFLLLQILSDIHTVSVPFCFLQIFCVYTYGSIEFLNLAVMSYDRYLAICHPLQYNTRMTSTHVAVFIFAIWLYSFVKFLITLSLNIRLSLCGNIINSLYCHNYLVVKLACSDTEVNNIYGLFGIVLTVVVPLLPILFSYIKILRVCFSGSKQTRQKAVSTCTPHLVSLMNFSFGCCFEILRSRFDMTGLPSVLQIILSLYFLIIQPLLNPIMYGLQMSKIRQTYKHLLC, encoded by the coding sequence atgatattAAATTCAAACATCTCAACTTCATCTCACTTTATATTTGGCGCTTATTTGCATCTTGGAAATCTGAGATATCTCTACTTCATGATAACTGGTTTGCTTTATGTTTGTATAGTTACTGTCAACACATCTCTGAttgtgattatctgtatgaacagaagtttacatgaacctatgtacctgtttctgtgcagcctgtttgtaaatgaactgtatggtagtacagggttgtttccattccttctgcttcagatcctctctgacattcacactgtttctgttcccttttgtttcctgcagattttctgtgtgtatacatatggAAGTATAGAATTTTTAAACTTAGCCGTCATGTCTTACGACAGATACCTCGCTATTTGTCatcctctacaatataacacacGAATGACATCAACTCATGTcgctgttttcatttttgcgATATGGTTGTACTCTTTTGTGAAATTCTTAATTACTTTATCCTTAAACATCCGTTTGTCGCTTTGTGGAAACATCATAAACAGTTTGTATTGTCATAACTACCTTGTTGTGAAGTTGGCTTGTTCAGACACTGAGGTGAATAATATCTACGGATTGTTTGGTATTGTTCTCACCGTCGTAGTCCCTCTGCTTCCAATCCTTTTCTCTTACATTAAAATTCttagagtttgtttttctggttctaaacagaccagacaaaaagctgtcagtacctgcacacctcaccttgtGTCTCTGATGAACTTTTCTTTTGGCTGCTGCTTTGAAATCCTGCGGAGTAGATTTGATATGACAGGTCTACCCAGTGTGCTACAAatcattctgtctctgtattttcttatcATACAGCCACTTCTGAATCCTATCATGTATGGATTACAAATGTCCAAAATACGACAAACGTATAAACATCTCCTCTGTTAA